The Actinomycetota bacterium genome has a segment encoding these proteins:
- a CDS encoding glutathione peroxidase — protein sequence MATLTYDMALKTLEGDPVNLSDYQGKLLLIVNVASRCGFTPQYEGLQKLYDGYKDRGLEILGFPCNQFLSQEPGTEEEIREFCSSVYGVSFPIFRKIDVNGEERHPLYDMLVELPDHKGNAGDVQWNFEKFLVAPSGEVVGRFRTKVTPDHPALIEAIDRNLPA from the coding sequence ATGGCGACGCTCACCTACGACATGGCCCTGAAGACGCTCGAGGGCGATCCGGTCAACCTTTCCGACTATCAGGGGAAGCTGCTCCTCATCGTGAACGTCGCGTCGCGATGCGGGTTCACGCCTCAGTACGAGGGGTTGCAGAAGCTGTACGACGGTTACAAGGACCGTGGCCTGGAGATCCTCGGCTTCCCGTGCAACCAGTTCCTCTCGCAGGAGCCGGGCACCGAGGAGGAGATCCGGGAGTTCTGCTCGTCGGTGTACGGCGTGTCGTTCCCGATCTTCCGGAAGATCGACGTCAACGGCGAGGAGCGCCACCCCCTCTACGACATGCTCGTGGAGCTGCCGGACCACAAAGGAAACGCCGGGGATGTGCAGTGGAACTTCGAGAAGTTCCTCGTCGCACCATCGGGTGAGGTCGTCGGCCGTTTCCGCACCAAGGTCACCCCCGACCATCCCGCTCTCATCGAAGCGATCGATCGGAACCTTCCCGCCTAG
- a CDS encoding DUF6328 family protein: MPGKETHEERLDRELVELLNELRVTLPGVQVLFAFLLGIPFTERFAKLTDLQRDLYFAAFIATALSTVLLMTPTAYHRLRWRQYDKEHMLRLSNILTIIGIAFLAAAIALVVFVVTDLVFFGSAAAVATAIVTGAAALFWFIIPLTRRIADDEG, translated from the coding sequence GTGCCCGGGAAAGAGACCCACGAAGAGCGACTCGACCGCGAGCTCGTGGAACTGCTCAACGAGCTTCGCGTTACGCTCCCGGGCGTGCAGGTGCTCTTCGCGTTCCTGCTAGGCATCCCGTTCACGGAACGCTTCGCCAAGCTCACCGACCTGCAGCGAGACCTCTACTTCGCAGCATTTATCGCAACCGCGCTGTCCACGGTGCTCCTCATGACACCAACTGCCTATCACCGGCTGCGCTGGCGTCAGTACGACAAAGAGCACATGCTCCGTTTGTCGAACATCCTGACGATCATCGGGATCGCGTTCCTGGCGGCCGCCATCGCACTCGTCGTGTTCGTCGTGACGGACCTGGTGTTCTTCGGCTCTGCGGCGGCCGTCGCGACCGCGATCGTGACCGGCGCCGCCGCCTTGTTCTGGTTCATCATCCCGCTCACGCGGCGCATCGCCGACGACGAGGGCTAA
- a CDS encoding response regulator transcription factor — protein sequence MAAKPKVLIVEDEQAISEPLAENLEREGFSPVVAATAAEAMELFEREGPALVLLDLGLPDRDGRDVCRDIRSRSAVPVIILTARGEEVDRILGLELGADDYIVKPFSAREVAARIRAVLRRVATAPAGKAQAIAIGDVMLDPNSHTATKRGEPLELTAREFDLLRMLMTNAGKALRREEIMDEVWDTNWFGSTKTLDVHVSWLRRKIEDDPSNPRYITTIRRVGFRFAAPEDIGT from the coding sequence ATGGCCGCGAAACCGAAAGTCCTCATCGTTGAGGACGAGCAAGCGATCAGTGAACCCCTCGCCGAGAACCTCGAACGCGAGGGGTTCTCACCCGTCGTCGCCGCGACCGCCGCAGAAGCGATGGAGCTGTTCGAGCGTGAGGGACCGGCGCTCGTCCTTCTCGACCTCGGGTTGCCCGACCGGGACGGCCGGGATGTCTGTCGTGACATCCGTTCTCGGTCTGCCGTTCCGGTGATCATCCTGACCGCGCGCGGCGAGGAGGTCGATCGCATCCTGGGGCTCGAGTTGGGCGCCGACGACTACATCGTCAAGCCGTTCTCCGCTCGCGAGGTCGCCGCGCGGATCCGCGCGGTCCTCCGCCGGGTTGCAACCGCGCCGGCGGGGAAGGCCCAGGCGATCGCGATCGGCGATGTGATGCTCGACCCGAATTCGCACACCGCCACCAAACGGGGCGAGCCGCTGGAGTTGACCGCCCGCGAGTTCGATCTCCTTCGGATGCTCATGACGAACGCGGGGAAGGCGCTCCGTCGCGAGGAGATCATGGACGAGGTGTGGGATACGAACTGGTTCGGCTCGACCAAGACGCTCGACGTGCACGTGTCGTGGCTGCGCAGGAAGATCGAGGACGATCCGTCGAACCCCCGGTACATCACCACGATCCGCCGGGTGGGCTTCCGTTTCGCCGCCCCGGAAGACATCGGGACCTAG
- a CDS encoding adenylate/guanylate cyclase domain-containing protein, whose product MWAKLAALGVEEEALKSAAAEGPNAIRLLVARYMTFPGARRYTPREVYAKSGVDEETARSLWRAMGFPVVPEDEPAFTDADIQAVRLATELFERADMDRTIVLQQARSMGQAAARIAASHQDVLAELVVDDDPTREAEEALTLAEEALPALDHLLVYMYRRHLAAATEQRLLITPSEEGGVDMSVGFADLSGFTAISQELDVRELAELIDRFNAATTDVVAQAGGRIIKTIGDEVMFATHEPGAAVEIALSLIDEASEANGLPPLKVGVATGAVIAREGDIFGPPVNLANRLVTTARPESALVDEPTKGALSDDARFQFTPLGKRTLKGIGAVHPFRVRSAESTSSRPAARRRPAARRRSG is encoded by the coding sequence CTGTGGGCGAAGCTCGCCGCGTTGGGGGTCGAGGAGGAGGCGCTCAAGTCGGCGGCGGCCGAGGGCCCGAACGCGATCCGCTTGCTGGTGGCTCGATACATGACGTTTCCCGGCGCGCGCCGTTACACGCCGCGTGAGGTTTACGCGAAGTCGGGCGTCGACGAGGAAACGGCGCGCTCTCTCTGGAGGGCGATGGGCTTCCCCGTCGTGCCGGAGGACGAACCAGCGTTCACGGACGCCGATATCCAAGCCGTGCGCTTGGCGACCGAGCTCTTCGAGCGCGCGGACATGGATCGAACGATCGTGCTCCAACAGGCGCGGTCGATGGGCCAGGCCGCCGCTCGGATAGCCGCCTCGCATCAAGACGTCCTCGCCGAACTCGTCGTCGACGACGACCCGACGCGAGAGGCCGAAGAGGCCCTGACCCTCGCCGAGGAGGCGCTGCCGGCCCTCGACCATCTGCTGGTTTACATGTACCGGCGTCACCTGGCCGCCGCGACGGAGCAACGACTGCTCATCACGCCGAGCGAGGAAGGCGGCGTCGACATGTCGGTGGGCTTCGCGGATCTGTCGGGCTTCACCGCGATCAGCCAGGAACTCGACGTGCGGGAACTGGCCGAGCTGATCGACCGGTTCAACGCGGCGACGACGGACGTGGTGGCTCAAGCCGGCGGGCGGATCATCAAGACGATCGGGGATGAGGTCATGTTCGCGACGCATGAGCCGGGTGCCGCCGTCGAGATCGCTCTGAGCTTGATCGACGAGGCGTCCGAAGCGAATGGGCTGCCTCCGCTCAAGGTGGGGGTCGCGACCGGAGCCGTCATCGCCCGTGAAGGCGACATCTTCGGCCCGCCGGTCAACCTCGCGAATCGTCTCGTCACGACGGCGAGGCCCGAGAGCGCCCTCGTCGATGAACCTACGAAGGGGGCGCTGTCGGACGATGCGCGCTTCCAGTTCACGCCGCTGGGGAAGCGAACCCTGAAAGGGATCGGGGCCGTCCACCCGTTCCGCGTGCGATCCGCCGAGTCCACGTCGTCCCGGCCCGCAGCTCGTAGGCGGCCGGCGGCTCGACGACGTTCTGGTTAG
- a CDS encoding GNAT family N-acetyltransferase produces MAIDAQTQVTEDPEAGRFLMSLAGEPIGFLQYQPLPGSSMVLEHVEIDPRFEGRGLGGELTKAALDEFRARGVTVVPQCPFIARYIRTHPEYADLVAR; encoded by the coding sequence ATGGCTATCGATGCGCAGACGCAGGTAACCGAGGACCCGGAAGCCGGGCGCTTCCTCATGAGCCTGGCCGGCGAGCCGATCGGCTTCTTGCAATATCAACCCCTGCCGGGATCCAGCATGGTCCTGGAACACGTTGAGATCGATCCGCGTTTCGAGGGTCGCGGACTGGGCGGAGAGTTGACCAAAGCCGCCCTCGATGAATTCCGAGCGCGCGGGGTCACCGTCGTTCCCCAATGCCCGTTCATCGCCCGATACATCCGCACCCATCCGGAGTATGCGGATCTGGTTGCCCGATGA
- a CDS encoding DoxX family membrane protein, with protein MSSSLARFDKSVVTLARRYGVLTLRIALGVVFIWFGALKVADVSPVADLVADIVPILSDRAAVMTVGIVEVVVGLGLMVGFAIRLTLGLFFAQMLGTFLVLVLRPGLSFQGGNPFRLTVLGEFVVKNLVLLTAGVVVAGSIPRPRGDENLAALLKRPAAKDTEISARDG; from the coding sequence GTGAGCAGTTCCCTGGCTCGCTTCGATAAGAGCGTTGTGACGCTGGCCCGTCGCTACGGCGTGCTCACCCTACGTATCGCGCTCGGCGTCGTCTTCATCTGGTTCGGCGCCTTGAAAGTGGCCGACGTTAGCCCCGTCGCAGACCTCGTGGCGGACATCGTTCCGATCCTTTCCGACCGAGCGGCCGTGATGACGGTGGGGATCGTCGAAGTCGTGGTCGGGCTCGGACTGATGGTCGGGTTCGCCATCCGGCTCACGCTCGGGCTGTTCTTCGCGCAGATGCTCGGGACGTTCCTCGTGCTCGTCCTCAGGCCTGGGCTGTCCTTCCAAGGGGGGAACCCGTTCCGGCTCACCGTTCTCGGTGAGTTCGTGGTGAAGAACCTGGTCCTGCTCACCGCCGGCGTGGTCGTCGCGGGGTCGATCCCGCGTCCCCGCGGCGACGAGAACCTCGCCGCCCTCTTGAAGCGGCCGGCCGCCAAAGACACGGAGATCTCGGCTCGAGACGGCTGA
- a CDS encoding HAMP domain-containing sensor histidine kinase, translating into MAELARTAGRVIVVDRAGLLRADSAGAGLINSVYATPSRPEIRTALGGLPATRIAKSESLDGTEILAAAAPIFLPADPAPVGAVRITQPTTELRNAVRRSLFGVVAIGIGGLVAGLLIAFVLAGSLARPLQRLVGAARRLGAGDLTVRAGKTEGAKELKELGAAFDEMADRLERLVRAQREFVGNASHQLRTPLTGLKLRLESAGAKAPPELRRDLEAAEREADRLASIVDRLLTLARRVESGAGPEADLGVAVEQAVTRWEERATAAGSSVRARSNESVAAGADAEDVGQILDNLIHNAIRYAPGEVTIEAALDGDRVRLVVEDRGPGIPDDERERVTERFYRGRGAMPGGSGLGLAVVRELAERWHGTVEVKQGEQGGTRIEVLLPKPERAV; encoded by the coding sequence GTGGCCGAGCTTGCCAGGACCGCCGGGCGGGTGATCGTCGTGGATCGGGCGGGGCTGCTGCGCGCCGACTCCGCGGGAGCCGGTCTCATCAACTCCGTGTACGCCACGCCCAGTCGTCCGGAGATCCGCACCGCGCTCGGCGGCTTGCCGGCGACCAGGATCGCCAAGAGCGAATCGCTGGACGGCACGGAGATCCTCGCCGCGGCCGCTCCGATCTTCTTGCCCGCCGATCCGGCGCCGGTCGGCGCGGTGCGCATCACCCAGCCGACCACCGAGCTCCGTAACGCAGTTCGCCGGTCGCTGTTTGGTGTTGTCGCGATCGGGATCGGTGGACTGGTCGCAGGACTCTTGATCGCCTTCGTGCTCGCCGGATCGCTCGCGCGGCCGCTGCAGCGCCTGGTTGGCGCGGCTCGGCGCCTGGGCGCAGGCGATCTGACCGTGCGAGCGGGGAAGACAGAGGGCGCCAAGGAGCTGAAGGAGCTGGGAGCCGCGTTCGACGAGATGGCCGACCGTCTCGAGAGGCTGGTTCGCGCGCAACGGGAGTTCGTCGGCAACGCGTCGCATCAGCTTCGCACGCCTTTGACGGGTTTGAAGCTCCGGCTCGAGTCGGCCGGCGCGAAGGCCCCGCCGGAGCTGCGACGCGACCTCGAGGCGGCCGAGCGCGAGGCCGACAGGCTCGCCTCGATCGTCGATCGACTGCTGACGCTCGCACGGCGCGTCGAGAGCGGCGCCGGGCCGGAGGCCGACCTCGGGGTGGCGGTCGAGCAAGCGGTGACGCGATGGGAGGAACGCGCGACGGCTGCCGGCTCGAGCGTGCGGGCCCGATCCAACGAAAGCGTGGCCGCAGGCGCCGACGCCGAGGACGTCGGTCAGATCCTCGACAACCTGATCCACAACGCCATCCGGTACGCGCCGGGCGAGGTCACGATCGAGGCGGCTCTCGACGGCGACCGGGTCCGTCTCGTCGTCGAGGATCGGGGGCCGGGCATCCCCGACGATGAGCGTGAGCGTGTGACCGAACGCTTCTACCGAGGGCGTGGCGCGATGCCGGGCGGTTCAGGTCTCGGCCTCGCCGTGGTCCGAGAGCTGGCCGAGCGCTGGCATGGAACCGTCGAAGTGAAACAGGGCGAGCAGGGAGGCACGCGGATCGAGGTGCTTCTGCCCAAGCCCGAGCGAGCGGTTTAA
- a CDS encoding cupredoxin domain-containing protein, translating into MHKVARVLTLASLTVLALGAGLGNGFASTATVAIDTTLHPATLTVQPGTSVTWVNNDDERHRVRSKEGPVEWDSNDLEPGDSYTFTFTVEGSYPYIDERDDENTAYHGTVVVAAPSGGGGGTGGGTGGGGGGTGGGTAPAPSSAAVRIFDKSFIPDTVTIATGGTVTWSNDDDDSHTVNASAGGFASGTMNQGEKFSLRFSSAGTFSYFCAFHSDMKGTVRVQTASGTVPPPKAAAGGAGGSTSAAAAPVAAAPGQSGVSIVDFAFTPPTVRIRAGDTVAWANRGLAPHTVSAKDGSFDSGILEPGATFRRVFAKEGSFTYACALHPNMTGTVLVGAEGPAPDMSPPAAAAQPTPSGSVTANGSRGAASAQQVGGLGTGTFLGVVLGIPAILLVGSTIYLWRTSP; encoded by the coding sequence ATGCACAAAGTAGCTCGTGTACTGACGCTCGCATCGCTCACGGTCCTCGCGCTCGGCGCCGGGCTCGGGAACGGTTTCGCCTCGACGGCCACGGTGGCGATCGACACGACACTCCATCCGGCGACCCTGACGGTTCAGCCGGGAACATCGGTTACGTGGGTCAACAACGACGACGAACGTCATCGCGTGCGATCCAAGGAAGGCCCGGTCGAGTGGGACTCGAACGACCTCGAGCCCGGCGACAGCTACACGTTCACGTTCACGGTCGAAGGCAGCTACCCATACATCGACGAGCGCGACGACGAGAACACCGCGTATCACGGCACGGTCGTCGTCGCTGCGCCGAGCGGCGGCGGAGGAGGAACCGGCGGAGGGACGGGCGGCGGAGGCGGAGGGACGGGTGGCGGAACCGCCCCGGCGCCTTCGTCGGCCGCCGTGCGCATCTTCGACAAGAGCTTCATCCCCGACACCGTGACGATCGCGACCGGGGGCACAGTCACATGGTCGAACGACGACGACGACTCCCACACGGTGAACGCGTCGGCCGGCGGGTTCGCGAGCGGGACGATGAACCAGGGCGAGAAGTTCTCGCTCAGATTCAGCTCTGCAGGCACCTTCAGCTACTTCTGTGCCTTCCACAGCGACATGAAGGGCACCGTCCGGGTACAGACTGCGAGCGGCACCGTCCCGCCCCCGAAGGCCGCGGCGGGAGGCGCCGGCGGCTCGACGTCCGCGGCCGCCGCGCCCGTCGCAGCGGCGCCGGGCCAGAGTGGAGTCTCGATCGTCGACTTCGCCTTCACACCCCCGACCGTGCGGATCCGCGCGGGCGACACGGTCGCGTGGGCCAACCGAGGTCTGGCGCCTCACACGGTCTCGGCCAAGGACGGCTCGTTCGACTCGGGCATCCTCGAGCCGGGCGCCACGTTCCGTCGCGTGTTCGCGAAGGAGGGGAGCTTCACCTACGCCTGCGCGTTGCATCCGAACATGACCGGGACGGTTCTGGTCGGCGCAGAGGGTCCCGCGCCCGACATGTCACCACCGGCGGCGGCGGCGCAGCCCACGCCGAGCGGGTCCGTCACGGCAAACGGTTCACGCGGGGCGGCGAGCGCGCAGCAAGTCGGCGGGCTCGGCACGGGCACCTTCTTGGGTGTCGTGCTCGGGATCCCGGCGATCCTGCTGGTCGGTTCGACCATCTACCTGTGGCGGACCAGTCCTTAG